Part of the Quercus lobata isolate SW786 chromosome 6, ValleyOak3.0 Primary Assembly, whole genome shotgun sequence genome, tggaaattgaaaacaagttttaagtgtttttgagttatggaaactgagtaACGGTgtcatttttgtaaatttactCACAACACGGGCCCACGATTCAGAGTCTTGTCACTTCACACTAAAGCCTTTACTAATCAAACCAATGACTCTATGTTATCTCTTGTCAGACCAAACCCATTTCCTACATCTActattttctttactttctttttcttcagctCCTAAGCACACTGATCTCCTCTCTCCCACACCATACCACCGATCTGCTCTCTCTTTACACAGAAGATGTTTTCGCTATTCTAGTTTTGCAATCTTTGAAATttgtcaaaaacaaaattttttgaaatctgtcaaaaacaaaaccagTTTGCCCAAGAGCGAATAAACTGCTTGTGGGTTGGAAAAATCTTCCCCCACAAAAAGGCACTTTTGAGTGTAGTTCCCATCAAAGGTATTATCTGCTTTGGGTGGCAGTATTTGAGACTTGCTCCAATCGCATTAATTTGTTACCCTGAAgggcacgcctctaccactacaacatatgtgttgtagtggtacatTCTTGCCTTCAGCTAAAacttataaggcatgagtgAGGCGCATCTTTCTTTGATGTGGGAGCAAGTCTCAAAAACTGCTCATGTCACTTGAAGGAACAAAGCCGTGTAGGTCCTTcggccccaaagcggacaaactGCTTGCGGGTTGGAAAAATCTTCCCCCACAATAATAAAGTAGTCtttttgatgtgttaaaatgacatttttttacaaCGCTTGATGGTAATGCTCTAAGAGAAGTAAAATAGTCCTATGTATGGCATAAATTAGGAATAaagaatttatatcaaaatcaAAGTAAGGTTTacccaaacaaaattttccaaaaaaaaaaaaaaaaatcgatattaatcgaaaattttcaaaaatcaatggTTATTTCGCCGACAATGAAAATTATCAAAACCATCCATCTAAacacaataattaaaataataaaaaaaacttgtgaaaaagaaaacaaaaagagggaaaaatgtaccaaaatataaattgaaactAAAATGGGTACATTTTTGGGCCATGAGATCCCAACTGATtaatacccccaaaaaaaactgCAATAACCTAAGCCCACTTATTTTGGGCCAAGGTTCGTTCATAGTTCAAGgaaattagattaaaaaaaacttatggaCTGATAGCCTAATAAGCTTTTCCTGCGTTTCATCCCTGTCGTTGAGTACAAAAACCTAAGCTAGGCCCACCTCTCAAGCCCATATAATTTTAGATATGTAGTAGCCGTTCGTTCTtccaattctaaaaagtaaaaaccgcACCGAACCTCCCACCCCgcctataaatattataatattattcgCATAGCAGTAGCACGCTCATTGTAGCATTGCTAATTATTTTGAACGATCCTCGAAATTTGTTGAAAACCCTAGGTACTAACCAGTCTCTTCCTTCTCTAATCTTAAGGAATTTGTTCGCGTTTACAGGTCTAGTTTAGCTTGATCTTGTTAATAATGGCCCGTACAAAGCAAACCGCTCGTAAATCCACAGGAGGCAAGGCTCCCAGGAAGCAACTCGCCACTAAGGTCTATACTCTAGCTCTTTTTTCTGTATCTGTGTCTGTAATATGTGATTTCGGATTTCTTATTTTTCGGTTTTCTCATTCTTGTTTGTTACCATTCGGGTTTGGGAAAATTGTTATATCTAATCTCGATTTCAGACTTTCAGTAGAGTTTAATTTCTTCACTTTAATCCTCTTTgtgagttattattattattattacattcTGCTACTTTTTGATTTCGCAAGCAAATTTCAATTTCGCTTCTGATTTCATTAGGATTTTTCAACCACAGCTTCGTTAAATTGTTTCTTTCTAGTAGTATCTCATTGGGGGGGTTAGGGTTCTCTGCTTTTCTGAAAGTCTTTGAATTaggtttttattagtttaaattgcAAAATCTGATTTCAGTAATTTGTTTAATGGAGTTTTTTTTAAGCATTGACTATCTTTACTCTCAATTTTTATTGACTGCCTTATTGTTGTTATAGGTGTGAGCAGaggtataaaatttaattttgttaattagcGGCTTACTGAAAAAGCAATTATGAACACAAAGTCACAAATTGTAGCGAAAAAATGCGGAAATTGTATAATTGAAAACTCATGCATAAAAACTCCTGCTTGAGTGAAATTAATGAAGCAGTTCATCTTATATGAGGGTTTCTTTCGTTTCTGTAATCTTGCATTATTTAGAGTTTGTGAAATCTAGAAACTCCCATGCACTGAGGGTAGTACAACTTGGGTTATCTGGGTGTAGGATCATATGATTTATAActttttccccttctttggTTATATTAGGCTGCAAGGAAGTCTGCACCTACCACGGGTGGAGTCAAGAAACCTCACCGTTATCGCCCTGGAACTGTTGCTCTTCGGTATGGATGTTTTTTCCTGATATATCGCTATATTCTTCTTGTacaacttaaaattaataataataaatttttttttttaattgttccgAGGCGGGAAAATAATTCCTAATGTTATTACTTGATATGTTTTGGACAGTGAAATTAGGAAATACCAGAAAAGTACTGAACTTTTGATTCGCAAGCTGCCCTTCCAACGCCTTGTCCGAGAAATTGCACAAGACTTTAAGGTAATGATTCTTAGGCAATATCTCTATTCATTCTGTTGGTTTGTCTTTTTTATCTATTGCAGTTATTGATTCAATTCTAAactgttaacttttttttgttcaGACGGATTTGAGGTTCCAGAGCCATGCAGTTCTTGCACTTCAGGAGGCAGCAGAGGCCTACCTTGTTGGTTTGTTTGAGGATACAAATCTCTGTGCCATCCATGCCAAGAGGGTGACTATAATGCCAAAGGACATCCAGCTTGCACGACGAATTCGAGGTGAAAGGGCGTAAAAGTTGCTTCTTGTTTAGTTCATTTAAGTTGGATATTCAATTTACTTCAAATATCAGGTTTACCATGGCATGTCTAATTTGAACTGCTGCATATTATGGGTCTAGTCTA contains:
- the LOC115993910 gene encoding histone H3.3 — protein: MARTKQTARKSTGGKAPRKQLATKAARKSAPTTGGVKKPHRYRPGTVALREIRKYQKSTELLIRKLPFQRLVREIAQDFKTDLRFQSHAVLALQEAAEAYLVGLFEDTNLCAIHAKRVTIMPKDIQLARRIRGERA